A part of Quatrionicoccus australiensis genomic DNA contains:
- a CDS encoding homoserine dehydrogenase — protein sequence MNPINVGLIGIGTVGGGTWTVLKRNADEIARRAGRPIRITAVADKNVELARQITGGEARVTDDAFSLVSDPEIDIIVELIGGYGVAKELVLQSIANGKHVVTANKALLAVHGTEIFNAAQQRGVMVAFEAAVAGGIPVIKALREGLSANRIEWAAGIINGTTNFILSEMRDKGLSFDTVLKEAQRLGYAEADPTFDIEGVDAAHKATLIASIAFGIPVQFDKAYIEGITKLEASDIKYAEQLGYRIKLLGIAKRRDNGIELRVHPTLIPAKRLIANVEGAMNAVLVKGDAVGATMYYGKGAGAEPTASAVIADLVDVTRLATADAAHRVPHLAFQPDAMSNLPILPMSEIETGYYLRLRVEDKPGVLADVTRILADQAISIDAMLQREPEEGEGETDIIILTHVCKESAADAAIARIEALSAQKGKVKRIRLEELQ from the coding sequence ATGAATCCTATCAATGTTGGCCTAATCGGCATCGGCACCGTCGGCGGTGGTACCTGGACTGTTCTCAAGCGCAATGCGGACGAAATTGCCCGTCGCGCCGGCCGGCCGATTCGCATTACTGCCGTGGCCGACAAGAACGTCGAACTGGCCAGGCAAATCACTGGTGGCGAAGCCCGTGTGACCGATGACGCCTTCTCGCTGGTCAGTGATCCGGAAATCGACATCATCGTCGAACTGATCGGCGGCTATGGCGTGGCCAAGGAACTGGTCCTGCAATCGATCGCCAACGGCAAGCATGTAGTCACCGCCAACAAGGCGCTGCTTGCCGTGCATGGCACCGAGATTTTCAATGCGGCGCAACAGAGGGGCGTCATGGTCGCTTTTGAAGCGGCTGTGGCCGGTGGCATTCCGGTCATCAAGGCGCTGCGTGAAGGCCTCTCGGCCAACCGCATCGAATGGGCGGCCGGCATCATCAACGGCACGACCAACTTCATCCTTTCCGAAATGCGCGACAAGGGCCTGTCCTTCGACACCGTGCTCAAGGAAGCGCAACGCCTGGGTTATGCCGAAGCCGATCCGACCTTCGATATCGAAGGTGTCGATGCCGCACACAAGGCAACGCTGATCGCCTCCATCGCTTTCGGTATCCCGGTCCAGTTCGACAAGGCCTACATCGAGGGCATCACCAAGCTCGAAGCCTCCGACATCAAGTACGCCGAACAACTTGGCTACCGCATCAAGCTGCTTGGCATTGCCAAGCGTCGCGACAACGGTATCGAACTGCGCGTCCATCCGACCCTGATCCCGGCCAAGCGCCTGATCGCCAATGTCGAAGGCGCGATGAACGCCGTACTGGTCAAGGGCGACGCCGTCGGTGCGACGATGTACTACGGCAAGGGGGCCGGCGCCGAGCCGACTGCTTCCGCGGTGATCGCCGACCTCGTCGATGTCACCCGCCTGGCGACAGCCGATGCAGCGCATCGCGTGCCGCACCTGGCTTTCCAGCCGGATGCCATGTCCAACCTGCCGATCCTGCCGATGAGTGAGATCGAGACCGGCTACTACCTGCGCCTGCGCGTCGAGGACAAGCCGGGCGTGCTTGCCGACGTGACGCGCATCCTCGCCGACCAGGCAATTTCGATCGACGCCATGCTGCAGCGCGAGCCGGAAGAGGGCGAAGGCGAGACCGACATCATCATCCTGACCCATGTCTGCAAGGAAAGTGCTGCCGATGCAGCGATCGCCAGGATCGAAGCTCTCTCTGCACAAAAGGGCAAGGTCAAGCGTATCCGCCTGGAAGAACTGCAGTAA
- a CDS encoding DUF2249 domain-containing protein, giving the protein MQAIHVCDHSTPAALYPFDARGVAKRFRHAAIFGALDALQPGETMRFCNDHDPLPLLAQLQQRYGERLGIAYQQREPGAIVIDFSVLG; this is encoded by the coding sequence ATGCAAGCCATTCACGTCTGCGATCACTCAACTCCGGCCGCTCTTTATCCCTTTGATGCCCGTGGTGTCGCCAAGCGTTTTCGTCATGCCGCGATCTTTGGTGCACTCGATGCCCTGCAACCGGGTGAAACCATGCGTTTTTGCAATGACCACGATCCTCTGCCGCTGCTGGCGCAACTGCAGCAGCGCTACGGTGAGCGCCTGGGGATTGCTTACCAGCAACGCGAGCCGGGTGCGATCGTGATTGATTTTTCCGTGCTGGGCTGA
- a CDS encoding chemotaxis protein CheD gives MDYSKLPSKEIERLARTIHPGAWAIEPEQPLATLLGSCVAVCLFDHQVRVGGLNHFMLPSIRRSHHDDVDTLLSGSYAMESLLNALLQRGARKERLQAKAFGGGTIINTSGPSMNIGVRNATFAKEWLEREGIPLAASDFLGPWSRKVLFVPTTGDAYCRRMVTNMAAAEVIAREEQAYADSLLRKPPPSENRIELF, from the coding sequence ATGGATTACAGCAAACTACCCTCCAAGGAGATCGAGCGCCTGGCCCGGACCATTCATCCCGGAGCCTGGGCCATCGAGCCTGAGCAACCGCTGGCAACGCTGCTTGGCTCATGTGTCGCGGTTTGCCTGTTCGATCATCAGGTCCGGGTCGGGGGGCTCAACCACTTCATGCTGCCCAGTATCCGGCGCAGCCATCACGACGATGTGGATACCCTGCTTTCCGGCAGCTATGCCATGGAGTCACTGCTCAATGCCCTGCTCCAGCGCGGCGCCCGAAAGGAGCGCCTGCAGGCGAAGGCATTCGGTGGTGGCACCATCATCAACACCAGCGGCCCCTCGATGAATATTGGCGTACGCAATGCCACGTTTGCCAAAGAGTGGCTGGAGCGCGAAGGGATTCCTCTCGCCGCCTCGGACTTTCTCGGCCCGTGGTCACGCAAGGTGCTGTTTGTACCCACCACCGGAGATGCCTATTGCCGCCGCATGGTCACCAACATGGCAGCAGCCGAAGTCATCGCCAGGGAGGAGCAGGCCTATGCCGATTCCCTGTTGCGCAAGCCGCCTCCCTCTGAAAACAGGATCGAACTGTTCTGA
- a CDS encoding methyl-accepting chemotaxis protein: MFKNMKIGVRLGLGFGVVLMLLLIISALSFFRVGGLNDEIGDMVNDKFPKTVAANTIIDQVNVVARITRNAILQQKPEDAQAELARIPPASKLISENLEKLEKTITSESGKKALVLVQETRKDYVADLNKLREQISAGKRDEALANLFGSMRNSQANYLASINKLIEIQTDLMHQAGLRASEAAQSAKNMIMLLSIGAILIALGFAFWVTRSITVPINEAVQAASRLAEGDLTVKLQSDSKDEVGQLMNALQNMIGKLTQIIGEVRTAADNLTNAAGQVSATAQSLSQSSSEQAASVEETTSSMEQMTASISQNTENAKVTDGMASKAAKEAADGGEAVVQTVEAMKSIADKIGIIDDIAYQTNLLALNAAIEAARAGDHGKGFAVVAAEVRKLAERSQIAAQEIGGLASTSVKQAERAGTLLNEIVPSIRKTSDLVQEIAAASSEQSSGVAQINGAMGQLNQATQQNASASEELAATAEELGSQAEQLQQTMTFFHLDNNSRSSTQSFPAPRATGGTKPRTAARTAAIQINEGDFERY, translated from the coding sequence ATGTTCAAGAATATGAAAATAGGTGTCCGGCTCGGTCTTGGCTTCGGTGTCGTGCTGATGCTGTTGCTGATCATTTCGGCGCTTTCTTTCTTTCGGGTTGGCGGCCTGAATGATGAGATCGGCGATATGGTGAATGACAAGTTCCCGAAAACGGTAGCTGCCAACACCATCATTGACCAGGTTAACGTAGTAGCCCGCATCACGCGTAATGCCATCCTGCAGCAAAAGCCGGAAGATGCCCAGGCCGAGCTTGCCCGCATTCCGCCGGCGAGCAAGCTAATCAGCGAGAACCTAGAAAAACTCGAGAAAACGATTACCTCGGAGAGTGGCAAAAAGGCACTTGTTCTGGTCCAGGAAACCCGCAAGGACTACGTTGCTGACCTCAACAAGCTACGCGAGCAAATCAGCGCCGGCAAACGTGATGAAGCGCTGGCCAACCTGTTCGGAAGCATGCGTAACTCCCAGGCCAACTATCTTGCCTCGATCAACAAGCTGATCGAAATTCAGACTGACCTGATGCATCAGGCGGGTCTGCGCGCCAGCGAAGCGGCACAAAGTGCGAAAAACATGATCATGCTGCTGTCGATCGGCGCCATCCTGATCGCCCTCGGTTTTGCCTTCTGGGTTACCCGTTCGATTACCGTGCCGATCAACGAAGCGGTTCAGGCCGCCAGCCGTCTGGCTGAAGGTGACCTGACCGTCAAGCTGCAATCCGACAGCAAGGACGAAGTCGGCCAGCTGATGAATGCGCTGCAGAACATGATCGGCAAGCTGACCCAGATCATCGGCGAAGTTCGCACCGCCGCCGACAATCTGACCAACGCCGCCGGCCAGGTCTCGGCCACGGCCCAGTCCCTGTCGCAGTCCTCCAGCGAACAGGCCGCTTCGGTCGAAGAGACGACGTCCTCGATGGAACAGATGACCGCTTCCATTTCGCAAAATACCGAGAATGCCAAGGTTACCGACGGCATGGCCTCCAAGGCCGCCAAGGAAGCAGCCGATGGGGGTGAAGCCGTGGTCCAGACGGTTGAAGCGATGAAGAGCATTGCCGACAAGATCGGCATCATTGACGACATCGCCTACCAGACCAACCTGCTGGCACTCAACGCCGCCATCGAAGCGGCTCGTGCCGGCGACCATGGCAAGGGTTTTGCCGTAGTTGCTGCCGAAGTCCGCAAACTGGCCGAGCGCTCGCAGATCGCCGCCCAGGAAATCGGCGGCCTGGCTTCCACCTCGGTCAAGCAGGCCGAACGTGCAGGCACCTTGCTCAACGAAATCGTTCCTTCAATCCGCAAGACTTCCGACCTGGTCCAGGAAATTGCTGCCGCATCGAGCGAACAATCGTCCGGGGTTGCCCAGATCAACGGGGCCATGGGACAACTCAACCAGGCCACGCAACAGAACGCTTCCGCTTCGGAAGAACTGGCCGCCACTGCCGAGGAACTCGGCTCCCAGGCCGAGCAACTGCAGCAGACCATGACCTTCTTCCACCTCGACAACAACAGCCGCAGCAGCACCCAGAGCTTCCCGGCACCACGCGCCACCGGCGGGACAAAGCCGCGCACAGCGGCACGAACGGCGGCCATCCAGATCAACGAGGGTGATTTCGAGCGTTACTGA
- a CDS encoding pyridoxal phosphate-dependent aminotransferase, whose protein sequence is MKQIKKSAKLANVCYDIRGPVLQKAKQMEDEGHKIIKLNIGNLAAFGFDSPEEIQQDIIRNLPNAAGYTDSKGIFAARKAIMHYTQQKGIKGVTLEDIYVGNGVSELIVMAMNALLDVDDEVLVPAPDYPLWTAAISLSGGTPKHYLCDEENGWYPDLDDIRKKITKHTKAIVIINPNNPTGALYPDELLKELVEIARQHHLIIYADEVYDKVLYDGETHTSIASLSEDVLTITFNGLSKNYRSCGYRAGWMIVSGDKRHAKDYIEGLDMLSSMRLCANAPGQHGIQTALGGYQSIDDLVGEGGRMRRQRDIAHDLITAIPGVTCVKPKATLYMFPKLDPKIYPIKNDQAFITELLQEEKVLLVQGTGFNWPHPDHFRLVFLPHEDDLKEAIGRIARFLENYRKRHGTN, encoded by the coding sequence ATGAAACAAATCAAGAAGTCCGCCAAGCTTGCCAACGTCTGCTACGACATCCGCGGCCCCGTGCTGCAGAAGGCCAAGCAGATGGAGGACGAGGGTCACAAGATCATCAAATTGAACATTGGCAACCTTGCCGCGTTCGGTTTCGATTCGCCCGAAGAAATCCAGCAGGACATCATCCGCAACCTGCCCAATGCGGCGGGCTACACCGACTCCAAGGGCATCTTTGCAGCGCGCAAGGCGATCATGCACTATACCCAGCAGAAGGGTATCAAGGGTGTGACGCTGGAAGACATCTACGTCGGCAACGGCGTATCCGAGTTGATCGTCATGGCCATGAACGCCCTGCTGGATGTCGATGACGAAGTGCTGGTGCCGGCGCCTGACTATCCGCTGTGGACGGCAGCAATCAGCTTGTCCGGCGGCACGCCGAAGCATTACCTGTGTGACGAGGAAAACGGCTGGTATCCCGATCTTGACGATATTCGCAAGAAGATCACCAAGCACACCAAGGCGATCGTCATCATCAATCCGAACAATCCGACCGGTGCCTTGTACCCGGACGAGTTGCTCAAGGAACTGGTTGAGATCGCTCGTCAGCATCACCTGATCATCTACGCCGACGAGGTGTACGACAAGGTGCTTTACGACGGCGAGACGCATACCTCGATCGCTTCGCTATCCGAGGATGTCCTGACCATTACGTTCAACGGTCTCTCCAAGAACTATCGCTCCTGCGGCTATCGTGCCGGCTGGATGATCGTTTCCGGTGACAAGCGGCACGCCAAGGACTACATCGAAGGTCTCGACATGCTGTCCTCGATGCGCCTGTGTGCCAACGCGCCGGGCCAGCATGGCATCCAGACAGCGCTCGGTGGCTATCAGAGCATTGACGATTTGGTTGGTGAAGGTGGTCGCATGCGTCGCCAGCGCGATATCGCGCACGACCTGATCACGGCCATTCCCGGCGTGACTTGCGTCAAGCCCAAGGCGACGCTGTACATGTTCCCCAAGCTTGATCCGAAAATCTATCCGATCAAGAACGACCAGGCCTTCATCACCGAGTTGCTGCAGGAAGAAAAGGTGCTGCTGGTGCAGGGCACCGGTTTCAACTGGCCGCATCCGGACCATTTCCGCCTGGTCTTCCTGCCGCACGAAGATGACCTCAAGGAAGCCATTGGTCGCATTGCCCGTTTCCTGGAAAATTACCGCAAACGGCACGGCACGAACTAG
- a CDS encoding EAL and HDOD domain-containing protein, producing MSFFKRIFGFLSRPDRDAAKAAPQPVATPLPAESPVRSVLISWHEMLDAHARIAGYFLPVSPVRAGSEITGRQLLDSFRAEHVMRLAEKRLVVMPVAIEQWQDADFRCLATARTYFHLLVTSIGEPEAWNSVAMEIRACGARVAVDAAFFDLPDASGDLADMVLLDARAGELAALEQMLKAVRLRYPRLPVVVRDVSSWAEFRFFQSLGVDYCIGGFASTPDEAEQAGRLSQSRLVVIEMLNQLRGDAELAVVAATAKRDPAVVLKLLEMANSPLSGLLRQVSNLEEAIMLLGRDAVYRWLTLAMFRIDAQRGLDETLLVIALSRACCLEALAPGGDKKMAGELFLVGMLSVVDSLLGMPMAAVLGKMHLPEAVSLALLKNEGPYVRYLLLMIALERCRIDQAVTLAGLMAIDPTHLLNTYSTAMAWATSDLLGQG from the coding sequence ATGAGTTTTTTCAAACGCATTTTCGGGTTTTTGTCGCGTCCTGATCGCGATGCTGCAAAAGCCGCTCCGCAGCCTGTCGCGACGCCACTGCCAGCCGAGTCACCCGTCCGTTCGGTGTTGATCAGCTGGCATGAAATGCTTGATGCGCATGCCAGGATTGCCGGCTACTTTTTGCCGGTCAGTCCGGTTCGCGCAGGTTCTGAAATTACCGGGCGACAGTTGCTTGATTCATTCCGTGCCGAGCATGTCATGCGCCTGGCCGAGAAGCGTCTGGTGGTGATGCCGGTTGCCATCGAGCAATGGCAGGATGCTGATTTCCGCTGCCTTGCCACCGCCCGGACCTATTTTCATTTGCTGGTTACTTCGATAGGGGAGCCCGAAGCCTGGAATTCCGTGGCGATGGAGATTCGCGCTTGCGGCGCCAGGGTCGCGGTGGATGCTGCCTTTTTTGACCTGCCGGATGCTTCCGGTGATCTCGCCGATATGGTTCTGCTTGACGCGCGGGCTGGCGAGCTGGCTGCGCTTGAGCAAATGCTCAAGGCTGTACGCCTGCGTTACCCTCGGCTGCCTGTAGTCGTGCGGGACGTCAGCTCCTGGGCCGAGTTTCGTTTCTTCCAGTCGCTGGGGGTCGATTACTGCATTGGCGGATTTGCCTCGACGCCGGATGAGGCGGAGCAAGCCGGGCGCCTGAGCCAAAGTCGTCTGGTGGTTATCGAGATGCTCAATCAGTTGCGCGGTGATGCGGAGCTTGCCGTGGTTGCCGCTACCGCCAAGCGCGATCCGGCAGTGGTTCTGAAGCTTCTCGAAATGGCCAATTCGCCCCTTTCCGGACTGTTGCGCCAGGTTTCGAATCTGGAAGAAGCCATCATGCTGCTCGGGCGGGATGCGGTTTATCGCTGGCTGACACTGGCGATGTTTCGCATCGATGCGCAAAGAGGGCTGGACGAAACCTTGCTGGTCATTGCCCTGAGCCGCGCCTGTTGTCTCGAAGCGCTGGCACCCGGTGGCGACAAGAAGATGGCTGGCGAGCTTTTCCTGGTCGGCATGCTTTCTGTCGTCGATAGCCTGCTTGGCATGCCGATGGCGGCTGTCCTGGGGAAGATGCATCTGCCCGAGGCGGTATCCTTGGCCTTGCTCAAGAATGAGGGGCCGTATGTGCGTTATTTGTTGCTGATGATCGCCCTGGAACGATGCCGTATTGACCAGGCGGTGACTTTGGCGGGACTGATGGCGATTGATCCGACTCATTTGCTGAATACTTACAGTACGGCAATGGCTTGGGCGACCTCCGATTTGCTGGGCCAGGGCTGA
- a CDS encoding CheR family methyltransferase has product MIEPSPITDQEFALFQRLIYKIAGISLSDAKKVLLVGRLSRRLKQYELGNFGQYYRMLAGGQHPEELQTMVDLLTTNETYFFREQKHFDFLRDEILQKRRSPACFRVWSAACSSGEEVYTLAMMLAEHLPNAPWEIVGSDISTQVLAKAATGHCSLARTEGIPPGFMSKYCLKGVRSHAGTFLIAPELRRHTSFHQINLMNPVDAEIGEFEVIFLRNVMIYFDPPTKTKVVHNLLPRLKSGGHLIIGHSETLNGLTDRVEAILPTIYRKP; this is encoded by the coding sequence ATGATCGAACCCAGCCCCATTACCGATCAGGAGTTCGCTCTTTTCCAGCGACTGATCTACAAGATCGCCGGCATCAGTCTGAGTGATGCAAAAAAGGTGCTGCTTGTCGGTCGCCTGTCGCGCCGCCTCAAGCAATACGAACTGGGCAACTTCGGTCAGTACTACCGCATGCTGGCGGGCGGCCAGCATCCCGAAGAATTGCAGACGATGGTCGATTTGCTGACCACCAATGAAACCTACTTCTTTCGCGAACAAAAGCATTTTGACTTCCTGCGCGACGAGATCCTGCAAAAACGGCGTAGCCCGGCCTGCTTTCGTGTCTGGAGTGCGGCCTGTTCGAGCGGCGAAGAGGTTTATACGCTGGCGATGATGCTGGCGGAGCATTTGCCCAATGCCCCCTGGGAAATCGTCGGCTCCGACATCAGTACCCAGGTCCTGGCCAAAGCCGCCACCGGGCATTGTTCGCTGGCGCGTACAGAAGGCATCCCCCCCGGCTTCATGAGCAAATACTGCCTCAAAGGTGTGCGTTCCCATGCCGGAACATTCCTGATTGCACCAGAACTCAGACGCCATACCAGTTTTCATCAAATCAACCTGATGAATCCGGTTGATGCCGAAATCGGCGAATTCGAGGTCATCTTTTTGCGCAACGTGATGATTTATTTTGACCCGCCGACCAAGACCAAAGTCGTGCACAACCTGTTACCCCGCCTCAAATCCGGCGGTCATCTGATCATTGGCCATTCGGAAACCCTGAATGGTCTTACCGACCGGGTTGAAGCCATCCTCCCGACGATCTACCGCAAGCCATGA
- a CDS encoding chemotaxis protein CheD, which produces MTSVVQEPDTVFLNPGEFYFGSGMTRISTLLGSCVSITLWHPRRKIGGMCHYMLTERNRPTGIPLDGRFGREAFELFLQQVEAAGTHPGEYQAKLFGGANMLSGPGGEKMDIGPRNIEFGRKMLAERHIALMAEHVGGSGRRKLHFDIWSGDVWLAFPQGSDARIRSTNG; this is translated from the coding sequence ATGACCAGCGTGGTGCAGGAACCCGATACCGTTTTTCTCAATCCCGGCGAGTTTTACTTCGGCTCCGGCATGACCCGCATTTCCACCCTGCTCGGCTCCTGTGTTTCAATCACGCTATGGCACCCGCGCCGCAAGATCGGTGGCATGTGTCACTACATGCTGACCGAGCGAAACCGCCCGACCGGAATACCGCTTGACGGACGTTTCGGGCGGGAGGCCTTCGAGCTGTTTCTGCAACAGGTCGAGGCAGCCGGTACGCATCCCGGCGAATATCAGGCAAAACTCTTCGGTGGCGCCAACATGTTGAGTGGACCAGGAGGAGAAAAAATGGATATCGGCCCTCGTAATATCGAATTCGGACGAAAAATGCTTGCAGAGCGGCACATTGCCCTGATGGCCGAACATGTTGGCGGCAGTGGCCGTCGCAAACTGCACTTTGACATCTGGAGCGGAGATGTCTGGCTCGCTTTCCCGCAAGGCAGCGATGCTCGCATCAGGAGCACCAATGGCTGA
- a CDS encoding Mth938-like domain-containing protein: MKLHQSNIAGLNMFTAYGEGYVAVNNEKHGKNLILLPESIIHEWSTATPESLSEADMQKLLTLGTEIILLGTGKRLRFPPGALLRPFAPAGIGLEVMDLQAACRTYNILAAEGRKVAAALLFD, encoded by the coding sequence GTGAAATTACACCAATCCAATATTGCCGGACTCAACATGTTCACCGCCTACGGTGAAGGTTACGTAGCGGTCAACAACGAAAAACACGGCAAAAACCTGATCCTGTTGCCGGAATCGATCATTCACGAATGGTCGACCGCCACACCGGAATCACTGAGTGAAGCCGACATGCAGAAGTTGCTGACGCTGGGAACGGAAATCATTTTGCTCGGCACCGGCAAGCGCCTGCGCTTTCCGCCGGGCGCCCTGCTCCGCCCGTTTGCTCCGGCCGGCATCGGCCTGGAAGTAATGGACCTGCAGGCGGCCTGCCGAACCTACAACATACTCGCCGCCGAAGGCCGCAAGGTCGCCGCAGCCTTACTCTTCGACTAG
- a CDS encoding protein-glutamate methylesterase/protein-glutamine glutaminase has product MAEQRIKVMIVDDSALVRQVISQALMADAGIEVIGTAADPIFALQKMNAQWPDVLVIDIEMPRMDGITFLKKVMAEHPTPVVVCSSLAEKGAQATFEALAAGAVSIITKPKVGLKSFLEDASNNIVQAVRSAARANMRAVRTTPVTSTFAGFRPKLTADVMLSSANNAALVKTTEQIIAIGTSTGGTQALEIVLSKLPATALGIVVVQHMPEKFTAMFAERLNNLCQIEVREAKNGDRVMPGRALIAPGGRHMMLKRNGAQYVVEVVDGPLVNRHKPSVDVLFRSVAKFAGANALGIIMTGMGDDGARGMKEMHATGARTIAQDEASCVVFGMPKEAIKLGAVDQVMALEQIPQAIVGFGK; this is encoded by the coding sequence ATGGCTGAGCAGCGCATCAAGGTAATGATTGTCGATGACTCGGCCCTCGTCCGGCAGGTCATCTCGCAGGCGCTGATGGCTGATGCCGGAATCGAAGTCATCGGCACGGCAGCCGATCCCATTTTTGCCCTGCAAAAAATGAATGCCCAGTGGCCGGATGTGCTGGTCATCGACATTGAAATGCCGCGCATGGATGGCATTACCTTCCTCAAGAAAGTGATGGCCGAGCATCCGACACCGGTTGTCGTCTGCTCGTCACTTGCCGAAAAAGGGGCGCAGGCAACCTTCGAGGCACTGGCCGCTGGGGCCGTATCGATCATCACGAAACCCAAGGTCGGCCTCAAGAGCTTTCTTGAAGATGCCTCCAACAATATTGTCCAGGCCGTACGCAGCGCAGCCCGGGCCAATATGCGCGCCGTCCGGACAACACCCGTAACAAGTACATTTGCAGGCTTTCGGCCAAAACTGACGGCAGACGTCATGCTCAGTTCCGCGAATAACGCCGCCCTCGTCAAAACCACGGAGCAGATTATTGCCATCGGCACCTCGACCGGCGGCACCCAGGCGCTGGAGATAGTTCTCAGCAAGCTCCCGGCAACGGCACTGGGCATAGTCGTGGTCCAGCACATGCCGGAAAAGTTCACCGCCATGTTTGCCGAACGACTGAACAACCTGTGCCAGATCGAAGTACGCGAAGCCAAGAACGGCGACCGCGTCATGCCTGGCCGGGCATTGATCGCACCAGGCGGTCGACACATGATGCTCAAGCGAAATGGAGCCCAGTACGTCGTCGAAGTCGTCGATGGCCCATTGGTGAATCGCCACAAACCTTCGGTAGATGTACTTTTCCGTTCGGTAGCAAAGTTCGCAGGAGCGAATGCACTGGGTATCATCATGACCGGCATGGGGGATGACGGAGCACGCGGCATGAAGGAAATGCACGCCACAGGTGCCCGGACGATCGCCCAGGATGAAGCCAGTTGCGTTGTCTTCGGCATGCCCAAGGAGGCAATCAAGCTCGGGGCTGTCGATCAGGTCATGGCGCTGGAACAGATTCCGCAAGCCATTGTCGGCTTTGGCAAGTAA
- a CDS encoding HDOD domain-containing protein, with product MNNVKEALYAIAADAVRGDMVFPTNAEIGLRVQKLLDDPDCSIDQLGRLISAEPVLLSRVISIANSVAYNPSGQAMNDVRSAISRLGFNTLRILVMAVVVRQMQGLSQSPEHRAIAARLWEHTAHVAALARVIARRVTHQDPDAAFFAGIVHEIGGFYLISKADRYPNLLSHSFEMWRDEGEARISGAILQILGVPDKIQEAISSLWNGYLSMPPQSLGDTLLLADQLSPVSSPLCGGDDLPQKTPPADLDMMIDDAMLSEVLAESAAEVKSLTDALNV from the coding sequence ATGAACAACGTCAAGGAAGCTCTCTATGCCATCGCTGCAGATGCTGTGCGTGGTGACATGGTCTTTCCGACCAATGCCGAAATCGGTTTGCGGGTGCAGAAGCTGCTGGATGATCCGGATTGCTCGATTGATCAGCTCGGCCGGCTGATCTCGGCCGAACCGGTTCTCCTCTCGCGAGTCATCAGCATCGCCAACTCGGTTGCCTACAATCCGTCCGGACAGGCCATGAACGATGTTCGTTCGGCCATTTCGCGACTGGGTTTCAACACGCTGCGCATTCTTGTCATGGCCGTTGTTGTCAGGCAGATGCAAGGATTGTCGCAGTCGCCCGAGCACCGGGCGATTGCCGCACGTCTGTGGGAACACACTGCACACGTTGCGGCGCTGGCCCGTGTCATCGCCCGTCGCGTCACCCATCAGGATCCCGATGCAGCCTTCTTCGCCGGCATCGTGCATGAAATCGGTGGCTTCTACCTGATTTCGAAGGCAGATCGTTACCCGAACCTGCTCAGCCACAGTTTCGAGATGTGGCGCGATGAAGGCGAGGCACGCATCAGCGGCGCCATCCTGCAGATACTCGGTGTACCGGACAAGATTCAGGAAGCAATAAGCAGTCTGTGGAACGGCTATCTGTCGATGCCGCCCCAATCGCTCGGCGACACCCTGCTGCTTGCCGACCAGCTGTCGCCGGTCAGCTCACCTTTGTGCGGCGGTGATGATTTGCCGCAAAAGACGCCGCCGGCCGATCTCGACATGATGATTGATGATGCAATGTTGAGCGAGGTACTCGCCGAGTCGGCGGCGGAGGTGAAATCCCTGACCGATGCGCTGAACGTATAG
- a CDS encoding chemotaxis protein CheW, translated as MGQLMERKEGAVATSADAPSQYLTFTLRGEMFAVGILNVKEIIEYGSLTEIPMMPSFIRGVINLRGSVVPVIDLTARFGGQQTVIGKRTCIVIVEIQEEDTRHDIGIIVDAVSEVLEIPTSEIEPPPSFGARIRADFIFGMGKVAGKFVILLNLENVLSVEEIASLTGIEKLAGDTGIVPGSA; from the coding sequence ATGGGACAACTAATGGAACGAAAGGAAGGAGCCGTCGCGACTAGCGCGGACGCCCCTTCCCAATATCTGACATTCACGTTGCGCGGCGAGATGTTTGCGGTCGGCATCCTCAACGTCAAGGAAATCATCGAATACGGCAGCCTGACCGAGATTCCGATGATGCCGAGCTTTATCCGCGGCGTCATCAACCTGCGCGGCAGCGTGGTGCCGGTCATCGACCTGACTGCTCGTTTTGGCGGCCAGCAGACGGTGATCGGCAAGAGAACCTGCATTGTCATCGTCGAGATCCAGGAGGAAGACACGCGCCACGATATCGGCATCATTGTCGATGCCGTTTCCGAGGTTCTCGAAATTCCGACAAGCGAGATCGAGCCACCTCCATCCTTTGGCGCCAGAATTCGTGCCGATTTCATTTTCGGCATGGGTAAGGTTGCCGGCAAGTTCGTCATCCTGCTCAATCTGGAAAACGTCCTTTCCGTCGAAGAAATTGCGTCTCTAACCGGCATCGAAAAACTCGCGGGCGATACCGGCATTGTTCCCGGAAGCGCATAA